One genomic window of Cannabis sativa cultivar Pink pepper isolate KNU-18-1 chromosome 2, ASM2916894v1, whole genome shotgun sequence includes the following:
- the LOC115720228 gene encoding loganic acid O-methyltransferase-like, which produces MNNICKDAMTESHPMNGGNGTYSYTKNSYIQETTTNVARCMIHNAIADKLDISKLFTNFVGSSSNIFRIADFGCSVGPNTFTAVENIQEAIQQKYLLQSHELHNSSSSLVMPEFQVFFNDHVTNDFNTLFSSLAVGKRCYFTAGVPGSFHGRLFPNSSLHFVHSSLALHWLSTMPKELVDENCIAWNKSRVHYTNARIEVYKAYEAQFCRDMTQFLEARAIELVVDGLMVLIMPAVPDNVPLSQMHLGVIYDILGCVLVDLSKEVSYISNFYNF; this is translated from the exons ATGAACAATATTTGCAAAGATGCAATGACAGAATCACACCCAATGAACGGTGGAAATGGAACATATAGCTACACCAAGAACTCCTATATCCAG GAAACAACTACAAATGTTGCTAGGTGTATGATCCATAACGCAATTGCAGATAAACTTGATATAAGCAAATTATTCACCAATTTTGTTGGATCATCATCAAACATATTTCGCATTGCTGACTTCGGATGTTCAGTTGGACCAAACACGTTTACTGCAGTGGAAAACATACAAGAAGCTATTCAACAAAAGTACCTATTACAATCTCATGAACTCCacaattcttcttcttctttagtgATGCCCGAGTTCCAAGTATTCTTTAATGATCATGTCACCAATGATTTCAAcactcttttttcttctttggcCGTTGGCAAAAGGTGCTACTTTACTGCCGGCGTCCCGGGATCTTTCCATGGTCGACTATTTCCTAACTCCTCCCTCCATTTCGTGCACTCCTCCCTTGCTCTTCATTGGCTATCTACAATGCCGAAGGAGTTGGTTGATGAGAATTGTATAGCATGGAACAAAAGTAGAGTTCACTACACCAACGCTCGAATAGAGGTTTACAAAGCTTATGAAGCTCAGTTTTGTAGGGACATGACTCAGTTCTTGGAAGCTAGGGCTATAGAGCTCGTGGTTGATGGTTTGATGGTGCTAATTATGCCAGCAGTTCCAGATAATGTCCCTCTTTCTCAAATGCATTTGGGTGTGATCTATGATATTCTTGGATGTGTTCTTGTGGATTTATCAAAGGAAGTAAGttatatatctaatttttataatttttga